Proteins encoded in a region of the Clostridium butyricum genome:
- the pyrE gene encoding orotate phosphoribosyltransferase, with protein sequence MKAYKKEFIDFMIECGVLTFGDFVTKSGRKTPFFVNTGNYQTGSQLSRLGEFYAEAIKENFGDDYDILFGPAYKGIPLGVTTAIALSNNFDIDVKYCSNRKEVKDHGDKGILLGSKINDGDKVLIVEDVTTAGTSIYETMPILKSQGDVDVKGLIISVDRMERGQGEQSALVEIREKFGFKTCAIVTMAEVIEYLYNKEVNGKIIINDEIKARIDDYYSQYGAK encoded by the coding sequence ATGAAAGCTTACAAAAAGGAATTTATTGATTTTATGATTGAATGTGGAGTGTTGACATTCGGAGATTTTGTTACAAAGAGTGGAAGAAAAACACCTTTCTTTGTTAATACAGGGAATTATCAAACAGGAAGTCAGTTAAGCAGACTTGGAGAATTTTATGCAGAAGCAATAAAAGAAAACTTTGGAGATGATTACGATATATTATTTGGACCTGCATATAAGGGGATTCCATTAGGGGTTACAACAGCAATTGCATTATCAAATAATTTTGATATAGATGTTAAGTATTGTTCTAATAGAAAAGAAGTTAAAGACCACGGTGATAAAGGGATCTTGTTAGGAAGTAAGATAAATGATGGAGATAAGGTTCTTATAGTTGAAGATGTTACAACAGCAGGAACTTCGATTTATGAAACAATGCCTATATTAAAGAGCCAAGGAGATGTTGATGTAAAAGGGCTTATAATTTCTGTTGATAGAATGGAAAGAGGCCAAGGAGAACAATCAGCATTAGTTGAAATAAGAGAAAAATTTGGTTTTAAAACTTGTGCAATAGTAACTATGGCTGAAGTTATAGAATATTTATATAATAAAGAAGTTAATGGTAAAATAATTATTAATGATGAGATAAAAGCAAGAATTGATGATTACTATTCTCAATATGGTGCAAAATAA
- the pflA gene encoding pyruvate formate-lyase-activating protein: MVKGKIHSVETMGLVDGPGIRVVVFFQGCALRCKFCHNPDTWTPSGGEEYTPEQLVNKIEKFKSYFAASGGGVTFSGGDPLRQPEFLLEVLKLCKSRNINTCLDTSGYGFGDYDEILKYTDLVLYDIKHYTREGYKNVTLMDIDESLKFLEAMKRNNTKMWIRHVVVPGITDGEGHLKELKKYIDTIPNVEKVELLPYHLLGINKYEIMKIKYPLENVEAMDKDLCKKYQKDIFGY; this comes from the coding sequence ATGGTTAAAGGAAAAATTCATTCAGTTGAAACTATGGGACTTGTAGATGGACCAGGAATAAGAGTTGTTGTGTTTTTTCAGGGATGTGCATTAAGATGTAAATTTTGTCATAATCCTGATACTTGGACTCCTAGTGGTGGAGAAGAATATACTCCAGAGCAACTTGTAAATAAAATTGAAAAGTTTAAAAGTTATTTTGCAGCAAGTGGAGGTGGAGTTACATTTTCAGGAGGAGATCCATTAAGACAGCCAGAATTTTTGCTTGAAGTGTTGAAATTATGTAAGAGTAGAAATATAAATACTTGTTTAGATACATCGGGATATGGATTTGGTGATTATGATGAAATATTAAAATATACTGATCTTGTATTGTATGATATTAAACATTATACAAGAGAGGGGTATAAGAATGTTACATTAATGGATATAGATGAGTCACTAAAATTCCTTGAAGCTATGAAAAGAAATAATACTAAAATGTGGATTAGGCATGTTGTTGTACCAGGTATAACGGATGGAGAAGGCCATTTGAAGGAACTTAAGAAATATATAGATACAATACCTAATGTAGAAAAGGTAGAGCTTCTTCCATATCATTTACTTGGTATAAATAAATATGAAATAATGAAAATAAAATATCCATTAGAAAATGTTGAAGCTATGGATAAAGATTTGTGCAAAAAATATCAAAAAGACATATTTGGATATTAG
- a CDS encoding biotin--[acetyl-CoA-carboxylase] ligase yields MEDKILDILKNSSQHVSGEILSSSLDVSRTAIWKHIKNLKNKGYLIEGISNKGYKLLSSPDKINKPDFFSKLKTKELGRNFIHFDLIDSTNLKAKDLAKNNCPNGTIIVAEEQSMANGRFKRVWNSPKGGIWFTLILRPHIPTSEAPKITQITAACIYKTLKELNIDSKIKWPNDIHLNNKKLCGILGEMSCDMDTINYLAIGIGMNINVDITLLDEEVQKTATSLKNEYNIEFDRNEILAKFLNNFEIEYEKFSKDLNLENTIKICREHSNIWGKKAKLITYANEELVTCISLSNQGDLIIQDADGNERTVLSGEISFKLD; encoded by the coding sequence ATGGAAGATAAAATTTTAGATATATTAAAAAATTCATCTCAGCATGTATCTGGAGAAATTTTAAGTTCATCACTTGATGTATCAAGAACTGCCATTTGGAAACATATTAAAAATTTAAAGAATAAAGGATATCTTATTGAAGGCATATCAAACAAAGGTTATAAACTCCTTTCTTCTCCTGATAAAATTAATAAGCCTGATTTCTTTTCAAAACTTAAAACAAAAGAACTAGGCAGAAATTTTATACATTTTGATTTAATAGATTCAACAAATTTAAAAGCAAAAGACCTTGCAAAAAATAATTGCCCTAATGGAACTATCATAGTTGCAGAAGAACAATCTATGGCAAACGGAAGATTTAAAAGAGTTTGGAATTCTCCTAAAGGTGGAATATGGTTTACTTTAATATTGAGACCTCATATCCCCACTTCTGAGGCTCCTAAAATAACTCAAATAACAGCCGCATGCATATATAAAACATTAAAAGAATTAAATATTGATTCAAAAATAAAATGGCCAAATGATATTCATTTAAATAATAAGAAATTATGTGGTATTCTTGGAGAAATGAGTTGTGATATGGATACTATAAATTATCTTGCCATAGGAATAGGCATGAATATAAATGTTGATATAACTTTGCTCGATGAAGAAGTTCAAAAAACTGCAACATCGTTAAAAAATGAATATAATATTGAATTTGATAGAAATGAAATTCTTGCAAAATTTTTGAATAACTTTGAAATTGAATATGAAAAATTCTCAAAGGATTTAAATCTAGAAAACACAATAAAAATTTGTAGAGAACATTCAAATATATGGGGTAAAAAAGCAAAACTTATAACATATGCTAATGAAGAACTAGTTACATGTATTTCTTTATCTAATCAAGGTGATCTTATTATTCAAGATGCTGATGGTAATGAAAGAACTGTTTTATCCGGTGAAATTAGCTTTAAACTTGACTAA
- a CDS encoding thioesterase family protein — MGKYEIGKKSKRECLVTKDLLASSVGSGSVDVLATPIVAAIMEGAASDLAQTFLEDDYTTVGTKIIVEHLNATAEGVNVWAEAELTNVDGRKYTFLLRAFDNNGLIATGEHIRVSVKKDSFLKKAIERKNY, encoded by the coding sequence ATGGGTAAATATGAAATTGGGAAAAAATCAAAAAGAGAATGTTTGGTTACTAAAGATTTGTTAGCAAGTAGTGTTGGAAGTGGAAGTGTGGATGTATTAGCTACTCCAATAGTTGCTGCTATTATGGAAGGTGCAGCTTCAGATTTGGCACAGACTTTTTTAGAAGATGATTATACTACTGTAGGAACAAAGATTATTGTAGAACATCTAAATGCTACAGCAGAAGGTGTTAATGTATGGGCAGAAGCAGAGCTTACTAATGTTGATGGTAGAAAATATACTTTTTTACTAAGAGCATTTGATAATAATGGATTAATAGCTACGGGAGAGCATATACGTGTGTCTGTAAAGAAAGATAGTTTTCTAAAAAAAGCTATAGAACGTAAAAATTATTAG
- the rd gene encoding rubredoxin: protein MKKYVCEVCGYVYDPELGDEDGGIDPGIPFEDLPDYWVCPICSFSKDNFSPE, encoded by the coding sequence TTGAAAAAATATGTTTGTGAAGTCTGTGGATATGTTTATGACCCTGAACTAGGTGACGAGGATGGTGGAATTGATCCAGGTATACCATTTGAGGATTTGCCTGATTACTGGGTATGTCCTATATGTTCTTTCAGCAAGGATAATTTTTCTCCTGAATAG
- the pflB gene encoding formate C-acetyltransferase gives MFKQWDGFKSGQWQKSVDVRNFIQLNYTPYEGDDSFLAGASENTTKLWDEVSDLFKKERDNGGVLDVDTDTASRINAYAPGYIDKAIEKIVGVQTDAPLKRAVMAEGGIRMAENAAKAYGYEVNPKISEIFTKYRKTHNQGVFDAYTDEMRLARKSGIVTGLPDAYGRGRIIGDYRRVALYGVDKLIEDKIAQKKTLEVTTIDEEVIRLREELSDQIVALKELKEMALSYGIDISAPATNAQEAVQWLYFGYLAAIKQQNGAAMSLGRTSTFLDIYIERDLQNGVITEEEAQEIIDHFVMKLRLVKFLRTPEYNDLFSGDPTWVTESIAGMGLDGRTLVTKNSFRILNTLYTIGPSPEPNLTVLWSTRLPQGFKDFCSKVSIDTSSVQYENDDLMLEYWGDDYAIACCVSAMKVGKQMQFFGARVNLAKTLLYTINGGKDEKYGMQVGPKMEPITSEYLDYNEVMEKFEVMTDWLANLYVNTLNCIHYMHDKYSYESLQMALHDRDVFRTMACGIAGLSVCADSLSAIKYAKVKPIRNEEGIAVDFEVEGDFPKYGNDDDRVDDIAVFLVENMMNKIRKNKTYRNAYHTQSVLTITSNVVYGKKTGTTPCGRKAGEPFAPGANPMHGRDNSGSLASLNSVAKLPYEHSQDGISNTFSIVPDALGKTKEDQITNLSAMMDGYFGQKAHHLNVNVFNRATLLDAMDHPEEYPQLTIRVSGYAVNFIKLTREQQLDVINRTFHEKM, from the coding sequence ATGTTTAAACAATGGGATGGGTTTAAAAGTGGACAATGGCAAAAAAGTGTTGATGTAAGAAACTTTATTCAACTTAACTACACTCCTTATGAAGGTGATGATTCTTTCTTAGCTGGAGCTAGTGAAAACACTACTAAGTTATGGGATGAAGTAAGTGACTTATTCAAAAAAGAAAGAGATAATGGTGGAGTTTTAGATGTTGATACAGATACTGCATCTAGAATAAACGCATATGCACCAGGATATATAGACAAAGCAATTGAAAAAATCGTAGGAGTTCAAACTGATGCACCTTTAAAGAGAGCTGTAATGGCTGAAGGTGGAATAAGAATGGCTGAAAATGCAGCTAAGGCTTATGGATATGAAGTAAATCCTAAGATTTCTGAAATATTTACTAAGTATAGAAAAACTCACAACCAAGGTGTTTTCGATGCTTACACAGATGAAATGAGATTAGCTAGAAAATCAGGTATAGTTACAGGTCTTCCAGATGCTTATGGTAGAGGAAGAATCATAGGTGACTACAGAAGAGTTGCTTTATACGGAGTTGACAAATTAATCGAAGATAAAATAGCTCAAAAGAAAACATTAGAAGTAACTACTATAGATGAAGAAGTTATCAGATTAAGAGAAGAACTTTCTGATCAAATCGTTGCATTAAAAGAACTTAAAGAAATGGCATTAAGCTACGGAATAGATATATCTGCTCCAGCAACTAATGCACAAGAAGCAGTTCAATGGTTATACTTTGGATACTTAGCAGCAATAAAACAACAAAACGGTGCTGCAATGTCACTTGGTAGAACTTCTACATTCTTAGATATATATATTGAAAGAGATTTACAAAACGGAGTTATAACTGAAGAAGAAGCTCAAGAAATAATCGACCATTTCGTAATGAAATTAAGATTAGTTAAATTCTTAAGAACTCCAGAATACAATGATTTATTCTCAGGAGATCCAACATGGGTTACTGAATCAATCGCAGGTATGGGATTAGATGGAAGAACTTTAGTTACTAAGAACTCATTCAGAATTCTTAATACACTATATACAATCGGACCATCACCAGAACCAAACTTAACAGTTTTATGGTCAACTAGATTACCACAAGGATTTAAGGATTTCTGTTCAAAAGTTTCTATTGACACAAGTTCAGTTCAATACGAAAATGATGATTTAATGCTTGAATACTGGGGAGATGACTATGCTATCGCTTGTTGTGTATCTGCAATGAAAGTTGGTAAGCAAATGCAATTCTTCGGAGCTAGAGTTAACTTAGCTAAAACTTTACTTTACACTATAAATGGTGGTAAAGATGAAAAGTATGGAATGCAAGTTGGACCTAAGATGGAACCAATAACTTCTGAATACTTAGATTATAACGAAGTTATGGAAAAATTCGAAGTTATGACAGATTGGTTAGCTAACCTTTATGTTAATACATTAAACTGTATACATTACATGCATGATAAATATTCATATGAAAGCTTACAAATGGCTTTACATGATAGAGATGTATTCAGAACAATGGCTTGTGGTATAGCAGGACTTTCAGTTTGTGCTGACTCACTTTCAGCTATTAAATATGCTAAAGTTAAGCCAATAAGAAATGAAGAAGGAATAGCTGTGGACTTCGAAGTTGAAGGTGATTTCCCTAAATACGGAAATGATGACGACAGAGTTGATGATATCGCTGTATTCTTAGTTGAAAACATGATGAACAAAATCAGAAAGAACAAGACTTACAGAAATGCATACCATACTCAATCAGTATTAACTATAACTTCTAACGTTGTTTATGGTAAGAAGACTGGTACTACTCCATGTGGAAGAAAAGCTGGAGAACCATTTGCACCAGGAGCTAACCCAATGCACGGAAGAGATAACAGTGGTTCATTAGCATCATTAAATTCAGTTGCTAAATTACCATATGAACATTCACAAGATGGTATTTCTAATACATTCTCAATTGTACCAGATGCATTAGGAAAGACTAAAGAAGATCAAATCACTAACTTAAGTGCTATGATGGATGGATACTTCGGTCAAAAAGCGCATCACTTAAATGTTAATGTATTTAACAGAGCAACATTATTAGATGCTATGGATCATCCAGAAGAATATCCTCAATTAACTATCAGAGTTTCAGGATATGCTGTAAACTTCATTAAGTTAACAAGAGAACAACAATTAGACGTTATAAATAGAACATTCCACGAAAAAATGTAA
- a CDS encoding dihydroorotate dehydrogenase encodes MMNVNINGVDFKNPVIAASGTFGFGAEYNNFYDVGILGGISSKGLTINPKEGNDGLRVFETPSGMMNSVGLNNPGIDAFISNELPKMRKLGTNVIANIGGGCIEDYVAAVTKINEADVDMIELNISCPNVKHGGMAFGIKSDVAYDVVKEIKSIVKKPLMVKLSPNAEDIVDMAVKCEKAGADSISLINTLKGMAIDIYKRKPVFNNISAGLSGPAVKPVALRMVYEVSKAIDIPVIGLGGISTGKDAIEFMMAGASAVQIGTINFINPMAGKEIIEEMEAFLKEQGIKDINDIVGII; translated from the coding sequence ATGATGAACGTAAATATAAATGGTGTAGATTTTAAGAATCCTGTAATTGCTGCATCAGGAACATTTGGTTTTGGAGCTGAGTATAATAACTTTTATGATGTAGGAATTCTTGGAGGTATATCTTCAAAAGGTCTTACAATTAATCCTAAAGAAGGTAATGATGGACTTAGAGTTTTTGAAACACCTTCAGGAATGATGAATTCAGTAGGACTTAACAATCCAGGGATAGATGCATTTATATCAAATGAGCTTCCTAAGATGAGAAAACTTGGTACTAATGTTATAGCTAATATAGGTGGAGGATGTATCGAGGATTATGTTGCTGCTGTCACAAAAATAAATGAAGCTGATGTGGATATGATTGAACTTAACATATCGTGTCCAAATGTAAAACATGGTGGAATGGCTTTTGGGATAAAATCAGATGTGGCATATGATGTTGTTAAAGAAATAAAATCCATAGTGAAAAAACCATTAATGGTGAAACTTTCACCTAATGCTGAAGATATAGTTGATATGGCTGTAAAATGTGAAAAAGCAGGAGCGGATTCTATTTCACTTATAAATACATTAAAAGGTATGGCGATAGACATATATAAAAGAAAACCAGTTTTTAATAATATAAGTGCTGGTCTTTCAGGCCCAGCAGTAAAACCTGTTGCACTTAGAATGGTTTATGAAGTTTCTAAGGCAATAGATATTCCTGTAATAGGTCTTGGAGGAATATCTACAGGAAAAGATGCTATCGAATTCATGATGGCGGGAGCAAGTGCGGTGCAGATTGGAACAATTAACTTTATAAATCCAATGGCAGGAAAAGAAATAATTGAAGAAATGGAAGCATTTTTGAAAGAACAAGGAATCAAGGATATAAATGATATAGTAGGAATTATTTAA
- a CDS encoding phosphodiester glycosidase family protein, whose amino-acid sequence MNKNTGNKNMKRRPKPKPKKGKRKNKKVSGKTLIMFLLFEFIFTACTFPFLLLYGPFNNAKSTYVGAAMTSMTHQYLATWFLSEEKINKILGNNSTEATDETTNASEINIPKVKDDTIEFYELADNPKFTGYYLVVKDPTRVKVGHTTKLNEEGQTTSQIAENYNAVAAVNGGAFVDQSSTSQWTGNGGIPSGIVMSGGEVVHNDLGEGNKTELLAIDKQGVMIVGKYSIDDLKERKIQEALSFGPTLVVNGKMTPMSGDGGWGIAPRTAIGQRQDGAIILLVIDGRGVGSLGATLKETQEIMYQLGAVNAMNLDGGKSTTLYYDGEVRNTPSNSMGERAIPTAIIVK is encoded by the coding sequence ATGAATAAAAATACAGGTAACAAAAATATGAAGCGCAGGCCTAAACCTAAGCCTAAAAAAGGAAAGAGAAAAAACAAAAAGGTTTCCGGGAAAACTTTGATTATGTTTTTATTATTTGAATTTATTTTCACAGCGTGTACTTTTCCTTTTTTGCTTTTATATGGGCCCTTCAATAATGCCAAAAGTACATATGTAGGTGCTGCTATGACATCTATGACTCATCAATATCTTGCAACTTGGTTTTTGTCTGAGGAAAAGATAAATAAAATTTTGGGGAATAATTCTACTGAAGCAACAGATGAAACTACAAATGCATCTGAAATAAACATACCTAAAGTTAAAGATGATACAATAGAATTTTATGAACTTGCTGATAACCCTAAATTTACAGGTTATTATCTAGTAGTAAAAGATCCTACAAGAGTTAAAGTGGGTCATACTACTAAATTAAATGAAGAAGGTCAGACTACATCACAAATTGCTGAAAACTATAATGCTGTTGCAGCAGTTAATGGTGGAGCGTTTGTAGATCAGTCATCAACATCTCAATGGACAGGAAATGGTGGTATTCCATCTGGGATAGTAATGAGTGGTGGAGAAGTAGTTCACAATGATCTTGGAGAAGGTAATAAAACAGAACTTCTTGCAATTGATAAACAAGGAGTTATGATTGTAGGTAAATATTCAATTGATGATTTAAAAGAAAGAAAAATTCAAGAAGCATTGAGTTTTGGTCCAACATTAGTTGTTAATGGAAAAATGACACCAATGAGTGGTGATGGTGGATGGGGTATTGCACCAAGAACTGCAATAGGACAGAGACAAGATGGTGCTATTATTTTATTGGTTATTGATGGAAGAGGTGTAGGAAGCCTTGGAGCAACTTTAAAAGAAACTCAGGAGATAATGTATCAATTAGGTGCTGTTAATGCAATGAATCTTGATGGTGGTAAATCAACAACATTATATTATGATGGAGAAGTTAGAAATACACCTTCGAATAGTATGGGTGAAAGAGCAATCCCAACAGCAATTATTGTTAAATAA
- a CDS encoding dihydroorotate dehydrogenase electron transfer subunit: MAITYRSAKVISNKEISKDIYKLVVEDKSEIKAGQFYMLKLNGATLLPRPISICEKSGDELTFLYAVVGTGTKEFAGLKENDEINLTGPLGNGFDLDKDYGKVALVAGGIGTAPMFELAKRLRAKNNNEVIDLYCGFRDDVYLVDDFKPYVNEIKVSTNTGSHGHKGFVTELINVEKYDTVLCCGPEVMMKKVIEMCKEKNVKVYVSMEKHMACGVGACLVCTCKTKEGNKRTCKDGPVFDGYYVEL; this comes from the coding sequence ATGGCGATTACATATAGAAGTGCAAAAGTAATTTCAAATAAAGAAATTTCAAAAGATATATACAAATTAGTAGTTGAGGATAAAAGTGAAATAAAAGCAGGACAATTTTACATGCTAAAGCTTAATGGAGCAACTTTACTTCCAAGACCTATAAGTATATGTGAAAAGAGCGGTGATGAGTTAACTTTTTTATATGCAGTAGTTGGAACTGGAACTAAGGAATTTGCAGGACTTAAAGAAAATGATGAAATAAATTTAACAGGTCCTCTTGGAAATGGATTTGATTTGGATAAGGATTATGGAAAAGTGGCATTAGTTGCAGGTGGAATAGGTACAGCACCGATGTTTGAACTTGCAAAGAGACTAAGAGCTAAGAATAATAATGAAGTTATAGATTTATATTGTGGATTTAGAGATGATGTTTATTTAGTGGATGATTTTAAGCCTTATGTAAATGAAATAAAAGTATCCACTAATACAGGAAGTCATGGACATAAAGGTTTTGTTACAGAACTTATAAATGTTGAAAAATATGATACAGTATTATGCTGTGGCCCTGAAGTTATGATGAAAAAAGTAATTGAAATGTGTAAAGAAAAAAATGTTAAAGTGTATGTATCTATGGAAAAGCATATGGCGTGTGGAGTAGGTGCTTGCTTGGTATGCACATGTAAGACAAAAGAAGGAAACAAGAGAACGTGTAAAGATGGTCCTGTATTTGATGGATACTATGTGGAATTGTAA
- the asnA gene encoding aspartate--ammonia ligase — protein sequence MEGLIIPEGYKSKYSLIETEVHIKKIKDFFEKALAENLNLTRVSAPLFVEPNTGVNDNLNGIERPVSFDLLEAKKEVQIVHSLAKWKRYSLHRYGFKVGEGLYADMNAIRRDEELDNIHSIYVDQWDWEKIIDKKDRNIDTLKSIVKNIYSAFKAAEEFTCNELINEDKFLPEDIFFITTQELEDKYPDKTPKEREDIIAKEKGAVFIMQIGGTLKSGKKHDGRSPDYDDWNLNGDIIFYYPLLERAFEVSSMGIRVDEETLDKQLTIAGCDDRRELLFHKMLLNGELPYTVGGGIGQSRICMYLLRKAHIGEVQSSTWDDKNLKICDENGIVLL from the coding sequence ATTGAAGGATTAATAATTCCAGAAGGTTATAAAAGCAAATATTCATTAATTGAAACTGAAGTTCACATAAAAAAAATCAAAGATTTTTTCGAAAAGGCTTTAGCAGAAAATTTGAATTTAACAAGAGTTTCAGCACCATTATTTGTTGAACCTAATACCGGAGTTAACGATAATTTAAATGGAATTGAAAGACCTGTTAGTTTTGATTTATTAGAAGCTAAGAAGGAAGTGCAAATTGTACACTCATTAGCAAAATGGAAAAGATATAGTCTACACAGATATGGTTTTAAAGTTGGTGAAGGATTATATGCTGATATGAATGCTATAAGAAGAGATGAAGAATTAGATAATATTCATTCTATATATGTTGATCAGTGGGACTGGGAAAAAATTATAGATAAGAAAGATAGAAATATAGATACATTAAAGAGCATAGTAAAAAATATATATTCAGCTTTTAAAGCGGCAGAAGAATTTACATGTAATGAATTAATCAATGAAGATAAATTTCTTCCAGAAGATATATTCTTTATAACTACGCAAGAACTTGAAGATAAGTATCCAGATAAGACTCCTAAAGAAAGAGAAGATATTATAGCAAAGGAAAAAGGTGCAGTATTTATAATGCAAATTGGTGGAACATTAAAATCTGGCAAAAAGCATGATGGACGTTCACCGGATTATGATGATTGGAATTTAAATGGTGATATAATATTCTACTATCCTCTTTTAGAAAGAGCGTTTGAAGTTTCATCTATGGGAATAAGAGTAGATGAAGAAACATTAGATAAGCAACTTACAATTGCAGGATGCGATGATAGAAGAGAACTTCTTTTTCATAAGATGCTTTTAAATGGTGAATTACCATACACTGTAGGTGGTGGAATAGGTCAATCAAGAATATGTATGTATCTATTAAGAAAAGCGCATATTGGAGAAGTTCAATCATCAACATGGGATGATAAAAATTTAAAAATATGTGATGAAAATGGAATAGTATTATTATAG
- a CDS encoding 3'-5' exonuclease — MKLLFFDTETTSIKPGSICQLSYITVDASTKPQVTTGKNFFFTVDEMDPSAQEIHGFSLEKLYELSEGQYFEDLAFDFINDFREADFIIGHNVNFDIRFLKHELFTLGELFEPKNIFCTMAYYKDICRIPKANGEIKNPKLSEVIDWLNVSEKQIAETSEKLFEGSGNYHDARFDTAATYLTVIEGLKKGHIAKGYFTNILKQQN; from the coding sequence ATGAAATTATTATTTTTTGATACAGAAACTACTAGTATCAAACCTGGGAGCATCTGTCAGCTAAGTTATATCACTGTCGATGCAAGCACAAAACCTCAAGTGACTACGGGGAAAAATTTCTTTTTTACCGTAGATGAAATGGATCCCTCTGCCCAAGAAATACATGGTTTTTCATTGGAAAAACTTTATGAATTATCTGAGGGGCAATATTTCGAAGATTTAGCTTTTGATTTTATAAATGACTTCAGAGAAGCTGACTTTATAATTGGCCATAATGTGAATTTTGATATTAGATTTTTAAAACATGAATTATTCACTTTAGGAGAATTATTTGAACCTAAAAATATTTTTTGTACAATGGCATATTATAAAGATATCTGCAGAATCCCTAAGGCTAATGGCGAAATAAAAAATCCAAAACTTTCAGAAGTTATAGACTGGCTAAATGTATCAGAAAAACAGATTGCCGAAACTTCTGAAAAACTTTTTGAAGGTAGCGGAAACTACCATGATGCTAGATTTGATACTGCAGCTACATACCTTACCGTTATAGAAGGCTTGAAAAAGGGTCATATTGCTAAAGGTTACTTTACAAATATTTTAAAACAACAAAACTAA
- a CDS encoding L-lactate dehydrogenase: protein MIERKRKVSVIGAGFVGATTAYALMNSGVATEICVCDINMDKAMGEVMDLVHGTSFVKPVNIYAGDISETKDSDIVVITAGAAQKEGETRLDLIEKNYNIFKGFIPQIAAASPNAILLVVSNPCDVLAYITYKLSGFPKERVIASGTVLDTSRLKYVIGKYLNVNNNNVHAYVLGEHGDSEVVSWSTASIAGETFDEYAKKFNLEWDEEIKEVIAKDVVNAAYEIINRKGATYFAIGLATTRIVEAILRDENTILTVSSLMEGQYDIDDVYLAVPTVLNSTGAVRIVNPVIKDEKELKKLQDSAKVLKENIQKVLNK, encoded by the coding sequence ATGATAGAAAGAAAACGTAAAGTATCGGTAATAGGAGCAGGGTTCGTAGGAGCAACTACAGCATATGCATTAATGAATAGTGGAGTAGCAACTGAAATTTGTGTTTGTGATATAAATATGGATAAAGCAATGGGTGAAGTAATGGATTTAGTTCATGGAACATCTTTTGTAAAGCCTGTAAACATATACGCTGGCGATATAAGCGAAACTAAGGATTCTGATATAGTAGTAATTACTGCTGGTGCGGCTCAAAAAGAAGGAGAAACAAGATTAGATCTTATAGAAAAGAATTATAACATTTTTAAAGGATTTATTCCTCAAATTGCTGCAGCAAGTCCAAATGCTATCTTATTAGTAGTATCAAATCCTTGTGATGTCTTAGCATATATAACATATAAATTATCAGGATTTCCTAAAGAAAGAGTTATTGCTTCAGGGACAGTGTTAGATACATCTAGATTAAAGTATGTTATTGGAAAATATTTAAATGTAAATAATAATAACGTTCATGCTTATGTATTAGGTGAACATGGTGATAGTGAAGTTGTAAGTTGGAGTACTGCAAGCATAGCAGGTGAAACTTTTGATGAATATGCTAAAAAGTTTAATCTTGAATGGGATGAAGAAATTAAAGAAGTAATTGCAAAAGATGTTGTAAATGCTGCTTATGAGATAATAAACAGAAAAGGTGCTACATATTTTGCAATAGGGCTTGCAACAACAAGAATTGTTGAAGCTATATTGAGAGATGAAAACACTATATTAACAGTTTCAAGCTTGATGGAAGGTCAATACGATATTGATGATGTTTATTTAGCAGTACCAACAGTTCTTAACAGTACAGGTGCAGTAAGAATAGTTAATCCTGTTATAAAGGATGAAAAAGAACTTAAAAAATTACAAGATTCAGCAAAAGTATTAAAAGAAAATATTCAAAAGGTACTTAATAAATAA